The following are encoded together in the Actinoplanes sp. N902-109 genome:
- a CDS encoding bifunctional YncE family protein/alkaline phosphatase family protein: MHVTRLRRPRERHLGRRTATVAAGTVVLLAAGAGAGWASTHRFGTDRVGETTGKGLVVSADQYVRPYGQRLVVPNGKIMSSAVSPDGTHLAASITDGGEALAVVNLKTWTVQQLVGNNAAANLRIPGNDVGQEGPAYSPDGRRLWLGQTDGYRTFDVQPDGTLANPAFVTIPADGARHALVGEAVFTPDGTTVYAAVNGQNRVVAIDAATGTIQQSWAVGIAPRDLVLTGSKLYVSNEGGRTAQPGDTTINSYDTPVPANPVTGATTTGTVSVIDVAKPSAAVKTVGVGLHPTALYAAKRAVFVTNTATNDVSVIDTTRDKVVQTIATRPWPEASVGYEPDGVTLTRDGHLLVTLGRADAVAVYRYAGPLEPVSYVGLLPTDYFPAEITTVGPDVLVSNTRGIDARRATTAAGHTTHDTTSSLQRFRLPSDKVIRARTAEVFRQNGWTAGAVAAAGRVKAKPVPVPARLGDPSTIKHVFLIVKENRTYDQLFGDDTRGDGDPALAEFGANVTPNQHALTGQFGLYDNTYDIGTNSAEGHNWLMQADNPEYTESSAGEYARSYDTEDDALGHQRTGFLWTGAQAAGRSVRDFGEFHQFLTKPAGATWQNLYCDSKAMAATGADTAYPMVSSSPIPSLNAVSVPGFPKFDTSVPDVYRYQIWKRDFERNGPADLNMFWLSSDHTGGPPNAAAQVADNDLAVGRMVDTISHSRYWKDSAIFVVEDDSQAGLDHIDGHRAPIQIISPYAVHGAVDDHYYSQITMIRTIEQILGIHPMNQKDSAASPMTAAFTTRADTTPFTARPNRTSLTLGLATPPPCGVDTPAPQDPAAAAAPSATVPAAEQAVARQWATWTAQQQLTGPNAKPDLANPAQMNHFTWYQSHDWTRPYPGERAIVAPDKVPGAFIPPAESD, translated from the coding sequence ATGCACGTCACCCGTCTGCGGCGGCCGAGGGAACGGCATCTCGGCCGCCGCACCGCCACCGTGGCCGCGGGCACGGTGGTGCTGCTCGCCGCCGGAGCCGGTGCGGGCTGGGCCTCGACCCACCGGTTCGGCACCGACCGGGTCGGCGAGACCACCGGCAAGGGGCTCGTCGTCTCCGCCGACCAGTACGTCCGGCCGTACGGGCAACGGCTGGTCGTCCCCAACGGCAAGATCATGTCCTCCGCGGTCAGCCCGGACGGCACCCACCTGGCGGCCTCGATCACCGACGGCGGCGAGGCGCTGGCCGTGGTGAACCTGAAGACGTGGACCGTGCAGCAGCTGGTCGGCAACAACGCCGCCGCGAACCTGCGCATCCCCGGCAACGACGTCGGCCAGGAGGGCCCGGCCTATTCCCCCGACGGGCGGCGGCTGTGGCTGGGTCAGACCGACGGCTACCGCACGTTCGACGTGCAGCCCGACGGCACCCTGGCCAACCCGGCTTTCGTCACGATCCCGGCCGACGGCGCCCGGCACGCGCTGGTCGGCGAGGCCGTGTTCACCCCGGACGGGACGACCGTGTACGCGGCGGTGAACGGCCAGAACCGGGTGGTGGCCATCGATGCCGCCACCGGCACGATCCAGCAGAGCTGGGCCGTCGGCATCGCGCCCCGCGACCTGGTCCTGACCGGCTCGAAGCTCTACGTGAGCAACGAGGGCGGCCGGACCGCACAGCCCGGCGACACCACGATCAACTCCTACGACACCCCGGTGCCGGCGAACCCGGTGACCGGCGCCACCACCACCGGCACGGTGAGCGTCATCGACGTGGCGAAACCCTCCGCCGCGGTCAAGACCGTCGGCGTCGGCCTGCACCCGACCGCCCTGTACGCCGCGAAGCGGGCCGTGTTCGTCACGAACACCGCCACCAACGACGTGTCGGTCATCGACACCACCCGCGACAAGGTCGTGCAGACCATCGCCACCCGGCCCTGGCCGGAGGCCTCGGTCGGGTACGAGCCCGACGGCGTCACGCTCACCCGCGACGGGCACCTGCTGGTGACGCTGGGCCGGGCCGACGCGGTCGCGGTCTACCGCTACGCCGGCCCGCTGGAACCGGTCAGCTATGTCGGGCTGCTGCCCACCGACTACTTCCCGGCCGAGATCACCACCGTGGGCCCGGACGTGCTGGTCTCCAACACCCGGGGCATCGACGCCCGCCGCGCGACCACCGCCGCCGGGCACACCACCCACGACACCACGTCGAGTTTGCAGCGCTTCCGGCTGCCCAGCGACAAGGTGATCCGCGCCCGGACCGCCGAGGTGTTCCGGCAGAACGGCTGGACCGCCGGCGCGGTGGCCGCGGCCGGCCGGGTCAAGGCCAAGCCGGTGCCCGTACCGGCGCGGCTGGGTGATCCCTCGACGATCAAGCACGTCTTCCTGATCGTCAAGGAGAACCGCACCTACGACCAGCTGTTCGGCGACGACACCCGCGGCGACGGCGACCCGGCGCTGGCCGAGTTCGGCGCCAACGTCACGCCGAACCAGCACGCGCTGACCGGCCAGTTCGGGCTGTACGACAACACGTACGACATCGGCACCAACTCGGCCGAGGGACACAACTGGCTGATGCAGGCCGACAACCCCGAGTACACCGAGTCCTCGGCCGGCGAGTACGCCCGCAGCTACGACACCGAGGACGACGCTCTCGGCCACCAGCGCACCGGCTTCCTGTGGACCGGCGCCCAGGCGGCCGGCCGCAGCGTGCGCGACTTCGGCGAGTTCCACCAGTTCCTGACCAAGCCCGCCGGGGCCACCTGGCAGAACCTGTACTGCGACAGCAAGGCCATGGCGGCCACCGGCGCGGACACGGCGTACCCGATGGTGTCGTCGTCACCGATCCCGTCGCTCAACGCCGTGTCGGTGCCCGGGTTCCCGAAGTTCGACACCAGCGTCCCGGACGTCTACCGCTACCAGATCTGGAAGCGCGACTTCGAGCGGAACGGCCCGGCGGACCTGAACATGTTCTGGCTCTCCAGCGATCACACCGGCGGCCCGCCCAACGCAGCCGCGCAGGTCGCCGACAACGACCTCGCGGTGGGCAGGATGGTCGACACCATCTCGCACAGCAGGTACTGGAAGGACTCGGCGATCTTCGTGGTCGAGGACGACTCGCAGGCCGGGCTGGACCACATCGACGGTCACCGGGCGCCGATCCAGATCATCAGCCCGTACGCGGTGCACGGCGCCGTGGACGACCACTACTACTCGCAGATCACCATGATCCGGACCATCGAACAGATCCTCGGCATCCACCCGATGAACCAGAAGGACAGCGCGGCCAGCCCGATGACCGCGGCGTTCACCACCCGGGCGGACACCACGCCGTTCACCGCACGGCCCAACCGGACCTCGCTGACGCTGGGCCTGGCCACCCCGCCGCCGTGCGGGGTGGACACCCCCGCGCCGCAGGACCCGGCCGCGGCGGCTGCACCCTCGGCCACGGTGCCCGCAGCCGAGCAGGCGGTCGCCCGGCAGTGGGCCACCTGGACGGCCCAGCAGCAGCTCACCGGGCCGAACGCCAAGCCCGACCTGGCGAACCCCGCGCAGATGAACCACTTCACCTGGTACCAGTCGCACGACTGGACCCGGCCCTATCCCGGCGAGCGGGCGATCGTGGCGCCGGACAAGGTGCCCGGCGCGTTCATCCCGCCGGCCGAGTCCGACTGA
- a CDS encoding PD40 domain-containing protein: protein MTVRSRTLLAVALTVALLAAAVTYVLIAGHRSSAPAVAASGVDAGPGNRLLFRSTAPGSYGRAATVTREQPAGARTVAALDCDRLYAAAGAGICLRPDGPLATYQLAVLDAHLAVRDSYPLVGVPNRARVAPSGHVLTWTVFVTGDSYNGGRFSTRVGMLNTVTGETADTLETFAVTRDGKPYHAADLNFWGVTFADDRHFYATMSTAGHRYLVAGDVVARTVRTLAANVECPSLSPDGRRIAFKQAVGDDPGRGWRLTVLDLATLRRTGTAEPRSIDDQAAWYDNTTLMYAVRRGPRAADVWSVPADGTGRPALLIPDAESPAALWN from the coding sequence ATGACGGTACGAAGCCGGACCCTGCTCGCCGTGGCGCTCACGGTGGCGCTGCTCGCTGCTGCGGTGACGTACGTGCTCATCGCCGGGCATCGCAGCAGCGCACCGGCCGTCGCAGCGAGCGGGGTCGACGCCGGACCGGGCAATCGGTTGTTGTTCCGCAGCACCGCACCCGGCAGCTACGGACGCGCCGCGACCGTCACCCGCGAGCAGCCCGCCGGGGCGCGGACGGTGGCGGCGCTGGACTGCGACCGCCTGTACGCCGCCGCGGGCGCCGGGATCTGCCTGCGCCCGGACGGCCCGCTGGCGACCTACCAGCTCGCCGTGCTCGACGCGCACCTCGCCGTGCGGGACAGCTATCCGCTGGTCGGGGTGCCCAACCGGGCCCGGGTCGCGCCGAGCGGCCACGTGCTGACCTGGACGGTGTTCGTGACGGGGGACAGCTACAACGGCGGCCGGTTCTCCACCCGGGTCGGCATGCTCAACACCGTCACCGGGGAGACGGCCGACACCCTGGAGACGTTCGCTGTCACCCGCGACGGTAAGCCTTATCACGCGGCCGACCTGAACTTCTGGGGCGTGACGTTCGCCGACGACCGGCATTTCTACGCCACCATGTCTACCGCCGGGCACCGCTATCTGGTCGCCGGGGACGTGGTTGCCCGCACCGTGCGCACCCTGGCGGCCAACGTGGAGTGCCCGTCACTGTCCCCGGACGGCCGGCGCATCGCGTTCAAACAGGCGGTCGGCGACGATCCCGGCCGCGGCTGGCGGCTGACCGTGCTGGATCTGGCCACTCTGCGCCGTACCGGGACGGCTGAGCCCCGCAGCATCGACGACCAGGCCGCCTGGTACGACAACACCACGCTGATGTACGCCGTGCGCCGCGGCCCGAGGGCAGCCGACGTGTGGTCGGTGCCCGCCGACGGCACCGGTCGCCCGGCGCTGCTGATCCCGGACGCGGAGTCCCCGGCCGCCCTCTGGAACTGA
- a CDS encoding MFS transporter, whose translation MYLASVGRPATTRTKSATIAANVLALGTVSLVTDISSEMVTAILPLYLVAGLGLGPAVYGLADGLYTGATALLRLAGGYLADRVRRRKLIAGLGYGLSAVAKAGLLLAGTSLTGVGAAIVADRAGKGLRTAPRDALITAATPPEALGRAFGVHRAMDSAGAFAGPLVALAVLATSGQAFDAVFVVSGCVAALGVMVLVLFVRDDRRPAAGSPAVDLRQAAGLLRRRPVRLLLAGAVLLGLSTIGDGFVYLLLQRRESLPTGWFPVLAVGTGLAYLILAVPLGALADRIGRTRVFLGGYAALLVIYLLLAGSWGGLPALVTVLVLYGGYYAATDGVLMAAAGPVLPAHLRTTGLALIQSGQAVAYLISSVVFGLAWQHWDAAGAIRAMLAAAVVTLGGSAVLLLRAGRRA comes from the coding sequence ATGTACCTCGCCTCGGTGGGCCGTCCGGCCACCACCCGCACGAAAAGCGCCACGATCGCCGCGAACGTGCTCGCCCTGGGCACGGTAAGCCTGGTCACCGACATCTCCAGCGAGATGGTGACGGCGATCCTGCCGCTGTACCTGGTGGCCGGGCTCGGGCTGGGCCCGGCGGTCTACGGCCTGGCCGATGGTCTGTACACCGGGGCGACCGCGCTGCTGCGCCTGGCCGGCGGCTATCTCGCCGACCGGGTGCGGCGGCGCAAGCTGATCGCCGGTCTCGGCTACGGCCTCTCCGCCGTGGCCAAGGCCGGCCTCCTGCTGGCCGGCACGTCGCTGACCGGCGTCGGCGCCGCGATCGTGGCCGACCGGGCCGGCAAGGGGTTGCGCACCGCCCCGCGCGACGCGCTGATCACCGCGGCCACCCCGCCCGAGGCGCTGGGCCGGGCGTTCGGCGTGCACCGGGCGATGGACAGCGCCGGGGCGTTCGCCGGTCCGCTGGTCGCGCTGGCCGTGCTGGCCACCTCCGGGCAGGCGTTCGACGCGGTGTTCGTGGTCAGCGGGTGCGTCGCCGCGCTCGGGGTCATGGTGCTGGTGCTGTTCGTCCGGGACGACCGCCGCCCGGCTGCCGGGAGCCCGGCGGTGGATCTGCGGCAGGCGGCCGGGTTGCTGCGGCGACGGCCGGTGCGGCTGCTGCTCGCCGGCGCGGTCCTGCTGGGGTTGAGCACGATCGGCGACGGCTTCGTCTATCTGCTGCTGCAACGCCGGGAAAGCCTGCCCACCGGCTGGTTCCCGGTGCTGGCGGTGGGCACCGGCCTGGCGTACCTCATTCTCGCGGTGCCGCTCGGCGCGCTGGCCGACCGGATCGGCCGCACCCGGGTCTTCCTCGGCGGCTATGCCGCCCTGCTGGTGATCTATCTGCTCCTGGCCGGTTCGTGGGGCGGCCTGCCCGCGCTGGTCACGGTCCTTGTCCTGTACGGCGGGTACTACGCGGCCACCGACGGTGTGCTGATGGCGGCGGCGGGTCCGGTGCTGCCCGCCCACCTCCGGACCACCGGGCTGGCCCTGATCCAGAGTGGACAGGCGGTTGCGTACCTCATCTCGTCGGTGGTGTTCGGGCTGGCGTGGCAGCACTGGGATGCCGCCGGGGCCATCCGGGCCATGCTCGCCGCCGCCGTGGTCACGCTGGGCGGTTCGGCCGTGTTGCTGCTGCGGGCCGGGCGCCGGGCATGA
- a CDS encoding alkaline phosphatase family protein: protein MVRRLTVAAATLALVTAGLTAAAPTAQAATGVPRFDHIVLVMFENKASSQITAAGAPYFQSLAAQGTSFTQSYAITHPSQPNYIALFSGATQGVTNDDCPRTFSADNLGAQLIGAGLTFRGYSEAMPSNGYTGCSSGTYRRKHNSWVDFSSVPAADNLTYANFPASSDYAALPTVAFVTPDMCNDMHDCSISTGNSWLKTNLDAYAQWARTHNSLLIVTFDEDNSLSLNHIFTAFVGAHVKTGTSTTKITHYTVLRTIETAYGLTALGGAAGATPITDVWN, encoded by the coding sequence ATGGTCCGACGTCTGACGGTCGCTGCGGCGACCCTCGCACTGGTCACTGCCGGGCTCACCGCCGCGGCACCGACTGCCCAGGCCGCCACCGGCGTGCCCCGCTTCGACCACATCGTGCTGGTGATGTTCGAGAACAAGGCGAGCTCGCAGATCACCGCCGCCGGCGCCCCGTACTTCCAGTCCCTGGCCGCGCAGGGCACCAGCTTCACCCAGTCGTACGCGATCACCCACCCCAGCCAGCCGAACTACATCGCCCTGTTCTCCGGGGCCACCCAGGGTGTGACCAACGACGACTGCCCCAGGACGTTCAGCGCGGACAACCTCGGCGCCCAGCTGATCGGCGCCGGGCTGACGTTCCGGGGCTACTCCGAGGCGATGCCGTCCAACGGGTACACCGGCTGCTCCAGCGGGACGTACCGGCGCAAGCACAACAGCTGGGTGGACTTCAGCTCGGTGCCGGCGGCCGACAACCTCACGTACGCGAACTTCCCGGCGAGCAGCGACTACGCGGCGCTGCCGACGGTGGCGTTCGTGACCCCGGACATGTGCAACGACATGCACGACTGCTCGATCAGCACCGGCAACAGCTGGCTCAAGACCAACCTGGACGCCTACGCCCAGTGGGCCAGGACGCACAACAGCCTGCTGATCGTCACATTCGACGAGGACAACTCGCTGTCGCTCAACCACATCTTCACCGCGTTCGTCGGCGCTCACGTCAAGACCGGCACCTCCACCACGAAGATCACCCACTACACCGTGCTGCGGACCATCGAGACCGCGTATGGCCTCACCGCGCTCGGCGGCGCAGCCGGTGCCACCCCGATCACCGACGTGTGGAACTGA
- a CDS encoding GNAT family N-acetyltransferase: METDETQPVVRLVPLSPAVLRALTDGDLGAARDGAGVALTEWFASADLTWLWRLRLDQIAGDPSAAGWVANAAVTVPDGVVVATGAYHGPPDEAGMVELSYSVDPLYRRRGYARAVVRELLRRAADEPAVVTVRASISPDNTASLATIAPFGFTHVGEQWDEEDGTELLYERPAGTLGTAGGAQEVGGHLGG, encoded by the coding sequence GTGGAAACCGATGAGACCCAGCCGGTCGTCCGGCTCGTGCCGTTGTCCCCGGCGGTCCTGCGGGCGCTGACCGACGGGGATCTGGGTGCGGCGCGGGACGGCGCCGGCGTCGCCCTGACCGAGTGGTTCGCCTCCGCGGATCTGACCTGGCTGTGGCGGCTGCGGCTGGATCAGATCGCCGGGGATCCGAGCGCCGCGGGCTGGGTGGCCAATGCCGCGGTGACTGTGCCGGACGGGGTGGTCGTGGCGACCGGCGCCTATCACGGGCCGCCGGACGAAGCCGGGATGGTCGAGCTGAGCTACAGCGTCGACCCGCTGTACCGGCGGCGCGGCTATGCCCGGGCGGTCGTGCGGGAGCTGCTGCGCCGGGCGGCTGACGAGCCGGCCGTGGTGACCGTCCGGGCCAGCATCAGCCCGGACAACACCGCGTCGCTGGCCACCATCGCGCCGTTCGGGTTCACCCACGTCGGCGAGCAGTGGGACGAGGAGGACGGCACGGAACTCCTCTATGAACGACCGGCCGGGACCCTAGGGACAGCGGGCGGGGCGCAGGAGGTCGGCGGTCACCTCGGCGGGTGA
- a CDS encoding alpha-hydroxy acid oxidase, with product MPESMAPPDDLERRARATLPPDVHAYYAAGAGDEISRHEATAAWRSWRLLPRVLRDVSTVTTGIDLLGAALTAPVAAAPTALHTLAHPDGEIATAEGVAAAGSLLILSARSGHRLETVAAAAGPWWYQVYVQRDRAGTAEQVQRAAAAGARALVLTADAPYVYPRAGVVGALPVVGEQAGEVTPGHRPAAREQDPAATFAAIGWLTALSGLPVLVKGVLHPADAVACADAGAAGVIVSNHGGRQLDRAVPAAHALRPVVEAVAGRVPVLADGGIRDGLDVLTALALGARAVLIGRPVLWSLATGGAAGVTQCFDTYREGLRRAMSLAGVRSPAEVTADLLRPARCP from the coding sequence ATGCCGGAATCAATGGCGCCGCCGGACGATCTTGAAAGGCGGGCGCGGGCCACCTTGCCACCCGATGTCCACGCCTATTACGCGGCCGGCGCGGGCGACGAGATCAGCCGGCACGAGGCGACCGCGGCCTGGCGCTCGTGGCGGCTCCTGCCCCGGGTGCTGCGCGACGTGTCCACGGTGACCACCGGCATCGACCTGCTCGGCGCGGCACTGACCGCACCCGTCGCGGCGGCACCGACGGCGCTGCACACGCTGGCCCACCCCGACGGCGAGATCGCCACCGCCGAGGGGGTTGCCGCAGCGGGCTCGCTGTTGATCCTGTCCGCCCGCTCCGGCCACCGGCTGGAGACGGTGGCGGCGGCCGCCGGGCCGTGGTGGTACCAGGTGTACGTCCAGCGTGACCGGGCCGGCACCGCCGAGCAGGTGCAGCGGGCCGCGGCGGCGGGGGCCCGGGCGCTGGTGCTGACCGCCGACGCGCCGTACGTCTATCCGCGCGCCGGGGTCGTCGGCGCGCTCCCGGTCGTCGGTGAGCAGGCCGGGGAGGTCACCCCCGGGCACCGGCCCGCCGCCCGCGAGCAGGATCCCGCGGCCACCTTCGCGGCGATCGGCTGGCTGACCGCGCTGAGCGGACTGCCCGTGCTGGTCAAGGGCGTGCTGCACCCGGCCGACGCGGTGGCCTGCGCCGACGCGGGCGCCGCCGGGGTGATCGTGTCCAACCACGGCGGCCGCCAGCTCGACCGGGCCGTGCCCGCCGCGCACGCGCTGCGCCCGGTGGTGGAGGCCGTGGCCGGGCGGGTGCCGGTGCTGGCCGACGGCGGCATCCGCGACGGCCTCGACGTGCTGACCGCGCTGGCCCTGGGCGCCCGGGCCGTGCTCATCGGCCGCCCGGTGCTGTGGTCGCTGGCCACCGGCGGCGCCGCCGGGGTGACCCAGTGCTTCGACACCTACCGTGAAGGGCTGCGCCGCGCCATGTCGCTGGCCGGTGTCCGGTCACCCGCCGAGGTGACCGCCGACCTCCTGCGCCCCGCCCGCTGTCCCTAG
- a CDS encoding GNAT family N-acetyltransferase, with protein sequence MLADDVLGATRESPDDLTPYLAAFAVLDADPHQHLVVAERDGRAVGTLQLTIIPGLSRRAATRALIEGVRVASTERGGGLGQRLFEWAIAEAGRLGCSLVQLTTDKTRTDAHRFYEKLGFEATHVGFKLNL encoded by the coding sequence ATGCTGGCCGACGACGTGCTGGGGGCGACCCGCGAGTCACCGGACGATCTCACGCCCTATCTGGCCGCGTTCGCGGTGCTCGACGCCGACCCGCACCAGCATCTCGTGGTCGCCGAGCGCGACGGCCGCGCGGTGGGCACGCTGCAGCTCACGATCATCCCGGGGCTGTCCCGGCGGGCGGCGACCCGCGCGCTGATCGAAGGCGTCCGGGTGGCCTCCACCGAACGCGGCGGCGGTCTCGGGCAGCGGTTGTTCGAGTGGGCGATCGCCGAGGCGGGCCGGCTGGGTTGTTCGCTGGTCCAGCTGACCACGGACAAGACACGCACCGACGCGCACCGCTTCTACGAGAAGCTGGGCTTCGAGGCCACCCACGTGGGCTTCAAGCTGAACCTGTGA
- a CDS encoding helix-turn-helix transcriptional regulator: MHRAELADFLRRRREALRPDAVGLTGGPRRRTTGLRREEVAQLAGISVDYIVRLEQGRSSQPSGQLLGALTRALRLSDDERDHLFHLAGQQPPPATGAAGQARAGLIRMLDLLGDTPALVLSDLGEVLAQNPASVLLTGDHTGYAGDRRYAVFRWFTESGDRALQPDDERAEHSRRLVADLRAVAGRRSGDPVVAGLVARLQSASAEFRRLWAGHEVAVRRSDRKTMLHPRAGRLTLDCETLVTPDLGQELVVLTPADAETRERLALLRGGQAQPSPAPHAASHRFSLKPTWVASKPSFS; this comes from the coding sequence ATGCACCGTGCCGAACTCGCGGACTTCCTGCGCCGGCGGCGGGAGGCCCTCCGCCCCGACGCCGTCGGCCTGACCGGCGGTCCCCGGCGCCGCACCACGGGGTTGCGCCGCGAGGAGGTCGCGCAGCTCGCCGGCATCTCGGTCGACTACATCGTGCGCCTCGAACAGGGCCGCAGCAGCCAGCCCTCGGGCCAGTTGCTCGGGGCGCTGACCCGCGCGCTGCGGCTCTCCGACGACGAACGCGACCACCTGTTCCACCTGGCCGGTCAGCAGCCGCCGCCGGCCACCGGGGCGGCCGGGCAGGCCCGCGCCGGGCTGATCCGGATGCTGGACCTGCTCGGCGACACCCCGGCCCTGGTGCTGTCCGACCTGGGCGAGGTGCTCGCGCAGAACCCGGCGTCGGTGCTGCTGACCGGCGACCACACCGGCTATGCCGGCGACCGCCGCTACGCCGTCTTCCGCTGGTTCACCGAATCGGGTGACCGTGCGCTGCAGCCGGACGACGAGCGTGCGGAGCACTCCCGCCGGTTGGTCGCGGACCTGCGCGCGGTGGCCGGGCGCCGGTCGGGGGATCCCGTGGTCGCCGGGCTCGTCGCCCGGCTGCAGTCGGCGAGCGCCGAGTTCCGCCGGTTGTGGGCCGGGCACGAGGTGGCCGTGCGGCGCTCCGACCGCAAGACCATGCTGCACCCGCGGGCGGGCCGGCTCACCCTGGACTGCGAGACGCTCGTGACCCCGGACCTCGGTCAGGAGCTGGTGGTGCTCACCCCCGCCGACGCCGAGACCCGCGAACGCCTCGCCCTGCTGCGCGGCGGGCAGGCCCAACCGTCGCCCGCTCCGCACGCGGCAAGTCACAGGTTCAGCTTGAAGCCCACGTGGGTGGCCTCGAAGCCCAGCTTCTCGTAG
- a CDS encoding metalloregulator ArsR/SmtB family transcription factor, whose protein sequence is MHEQLPDFDMPADEQVDLAAETFRLLADPTRIKVLWALLQGESSVACLAEVAGTSPTAVSQHLAKLRMSRLVTARRQGTFMYYSAADDHVRRLLAQALHHADHIDPEPQRRG, encoded by the coding sequence ATGCACGAGCAGCTGCCGGACTTCGACATGCCCGCCGACGAGCAGGTGGATCTTGCCGCCGAGACGTTCCGGCTGCTCGCCGACCCCACCCGGATCAAGGTGCTGTGGGCGCTGCTGCAGGGCGAGTCCTCGGTCGCCTGCCTGGCCGAGGTCGCCGGCACCTCGCCCACGGCGGTCAGCCAGCACCTGGCCAAGCTACGGATGTCCCGGCTGGTGACCGCCCGGCGGCAGGGAACGTTCATGTACTACTCGGCCGCCGACGACCATGTGCGGCGGCTGCTCGCCCAGGCGCTGCACCACGCCGACCACATCGACCCCGAGCCGCAGCGCAGAGGCTAG